The Ptychodera flava strain L36383 chromosome 3, AS_Pfla_20210202, whole genome shotgun sequence region atacatgtaaacaatgTATTACACCTCAGACATTGTTATTGTCCAAGTCGAATGTGGTTTAATAGACTTGTAAAGAAATAACGTGAAACATCATCACGTGGTTCTGTATTTGAGAGAGTGAATACTCCGTAGTCCTTAGGTGATCTAAGGAActgaaaaggaaatactgtaCATTGGACAGTATATGGATAGataggtcaagttcatgtcCCTTCATGTTACAAATAGTGTCTGCCGTTTTCTAAGGTTTTCTTTCTTTCACCAATGTTAAGGCAAAGGTAACGTGACGCGGTGAATGCCCATACAGACATTTGCAAATATAATTGTGCCGTCACCTAGGAAGTTGACGATCGGAAACCCTTGTTCTCTCTGCCCATCAACGTTAATGTTTCCATTGCCAGGCTTCGGTAAAAGTTGGTGAGTGAACGAAGGAGGGAACTTGAATTGACGGGGTTCAAAATTTGGAAGTGCACGATTTCATTGTGAGTATTTGCCGAGGACGTGCTTGCAGTTCGGGCAACGATGCGAGGCGTCTTGACAACTGGCCATACACAACGGAATAAAACAACAAAGCCAtaatctgagagagagagagagagagagagagagagagagagagagagagagagagagagagagagagagagagagagagagagagagagagagagagagagagagagagagagagagagagagagagagagagagagagagagagagagagagagagagagagagagttaggCAACGTAGAAAGGAATAACTTTATGGATTTTCAATATTTAGTTCTAAACGCGAAGAAGACGTTTCttggattttttgaaaaggCCATGGGTGCAAATATGAGGCTTCAAAACAGAAAATTGTTTGACTTGCTGGGTGCGGACTGTTTTAAATCAATCACATCAAATATCACATTGAGAATGCGATACTTATATTCTTCGTCCCCTTCCTACGATCAATGGCGCTGTACCTCGGTGCAGGCTTCCGGTAATGTGCTTTTTTGCTCTCGTTAATGTAGCTATCGATTTTGTAACGGAATCTATTGATTATCACCCAATCTACAAATATCCTTTTTCTGTGTTCAAATTTCCCTATGTCGAccttataaaaaaatatttaaaatgcagGGTAAAGGTTGCTTACCGAGGACGTCTCtgaacaataaaaatataattaatgTCAACTTGAAACTATCTTTGAGGTATCATATTTCCCTGCAAATTGCACGACAGCTAACTTATCATAAGTTACATAGGTCCCATGTGtttgaatttgaatatatttctaTGTACTAATTTTTCACCAGTGTGCAGGTGTCGGCATGGAAAAATGATGGAGAGAATAAATCTTGCTTGAGACATATGTGGGATCTAGAAATAGTAAATCAATGGAAGACGTGGTTGAAATTTTTGTACTTTAATAtaaaggtagaatgctcctcgAAGATAtatattcggattctcaaacatccaccatttttttctgatatactcCTTGTGGGTTCATTTCAAAACTCTTGGTGTAAGGAAACTTTTCAGGTgacaccgtcttagtttttcaaatattgacacTTTTGTGTTTCTCCAAAAGAGTTTACACAGGATTGacaccattttgaattcaaatacgGTAAATCttggttatttgtttcaatAGTGATAAAATTTTTACGTTGACCCCCGACTTTATGattgaaatatgattttgaaagaggtaactgtaaatattcattgaggaaagtttgagcaaaattttaagtatttcactttcaaggagcatactaccttaaatatagATAATGTATATACTAAGACAAATGcgctcaatttcattttcacattcAATGAATTACCTACCCGCATAGGAACATGATGACACAACACATCCATGCCATGGTGTTCGCAGACATTTCAACCTCGGAGACGACGCTCTGTCGACAATTCGGGCACGTCACCGCCGTGGGCGACGGTCCCAACTGGGGAACCGCGAAGACCGTTGTTGTCGTCGTTACGACGGGCTGGGTGGGTTGCGTTGCGCCGTGTGccggtggtggtggtggtggtgggtgAGACACGGGTTGCTGTGTGTACGAGAAACCGCCGGGAGGAGGCTGCTGATGGACCGGGTGGTAAGCCGCCGGCGGTGGCGGCTGACTTGGTCCGTACATTGAAGGGTCTGTGAATGAAATCAACGTTATAATTCagttaaaaaatgtattaaaacaAGCATCAAAGTAAGAAATGTTTATGCAGATCTGTGCATCGTCGGATATGTAAACCTTGTATCATCGTCAAGCGAGTGACGTTTCTTTAGGTTAGGGGAAGCTTGAGAACGAAGTTtaaatgaaacttaatattgtcAGCATTTTATaaatgtaaaattcttattgtTTCCTTATGAGTTTTTTTTCAGTCAGGGTGATGTTTATATTAAAATTTCCATCTTGACTGTGATATAACATCACCAAGCTGACAGTGTTCACCGGAAAATGAGAGATTAGAAGaagattattaatttgttattataataatataataaatatgTATTGTCCCTATGAGACGCCAATAAATATCATATGGGTGGTCAACTTCAAAACGTCGTCTTTATAGAATTTTTAACTAAATTCAAATcttaaaaaaatctaaacgttgGCGTTATATGCGCATCTCTTACACCTCCATATTTTGGAATGTTGATCAGATCAGTCCCTCCAACCACGGGTTGGGGGACTGTGATCGAACGGACGGACACCTGCTGTGAAGACTCTGATTTGTATCTCGTGTTTTTTCGCCCGTTAAGTATTTGCTCCTAAGGGTCTTGCATGCATTGGTAAACGCAAAGACGCTTTCTCGGCGACAGAGGGCGCGTTAACACACAAAGCGCAAGACGACGGGAAGATTCCTACTTGGAGATAAATATAAACGCTGCTGAAAGACCGCATGTGAATGGAAAGAGTTGCAACATACAATTCAAGGTCAAGATGTAACTTGGAGTCCCAAAAGGCCATAGCCGGGTGAGTTTAGGTCATGCATAGTTACACTTTGAGGTTCGAACGCGTTGAGCGAGTAcacttaacaaaaatatcgaaACCCTCGGAGTTTAACATAGATCCAAATAAGTTTTACCACACCACAAAATCTTGATTTCCACACTTTTTCAATTTTCCTGTAAACGCTCCGAAAgacatttttaatatttcagaaacagtatttttcaatatttgctCTCTTCGTAAGAGAACCCTACGTATACTTATCGAATATCATAAATCAAATTATATGCGGACTTAATCATAGAGATAAGATTTGACCATCGGCCTTTTCTTGTGTATCAATAATTTGAGACTTGAAGCATTAAGTCCGCTTTTGTAAGAGCATAAACAAATTTCATATACTATACCCTTGTAGTCTCGCAGCAAGTAAGAAGCTTTTTTCTCTCATGGTGAGATTTTGCGAGACTTCCACTAGATGATTCCATGCACCTCCATAATCTGTTTTAGGTTCAAAGATTTTAAATCAGTAAACGTGACAGCGGCGTACCTGATATGTACTTCAAACAAAAATCCTCATTAACTGTTTATTTAGCGACCTTCGAGCAGTAGCAAATATTGCAACCACGCGAAATCTCGTGTGACAGGGGAAGCAAGTCTCTGCGAAGAAAAAAATTCCGCAAATTTTGGCGGGTCACTCATAATTAAAGTAAAGGCTTACATCGATGATGATAGTGAGCTTTTAATAGTCATTTACACGTTAAAGTATAttttcctttgatttttttttataatcagTGAATATTTGGGTCATTTCCAAATATAACGACACGGTCAACTTTCCCATCGTGTGATTTATTTGATGACAAAGTACGGCATTGAATCGAAATGCTCACCCATCATGAAACATGTTATCCTAAACTAGGTTGACCCCGTTTCGAAGCGCGGTTACTGTCCATTACGTTAACTGTACTCAGGTCTTGCGTGTGACAGTCCGTTTAGTTTCACGTTTATTTGATCCCGTTTCACATTTCAAGATTATAATAGGATCACACTCTCGAGACATCGATAGAAAACACAATCATATCAGTGACATCATCAAACACCCGCTTGTCATGCAGACTATCTTTTTCCCGCCGCGCATGTTTTGCAAGATGTATTGTGACCTAATTCTTGAAGTGCTAGCAATTATTGTCTTCAGGtaaaatgtgcctcggggacagatatcagactctcaattttttacgCTGCTTTTCTAGACTGCTTCCAGTAATATGTCGTCTTCACTTCCCCGTTTTAtgtgaaatggcaaaaaataaaaaataaaaagtccCCTCCATGGAGTCAGTAAAGTGGTGAAAgtcatttcgaatttcaaatactggtaCATTTTTGAACATTCGTTTTTCTCGTAGAGTATCCTGATTAATATTCTTGATATCGAAAGCTGACGGTCAAGAGATTCCTTGACGAAATtgaatgaaatcatcaatttgaGGGGCAGAGCTTCACTGTTGCCTCGGGGGAAAGCGACGACGATGACTCTAACACTTGACTCAGATAGTCAACGCCCCAACTCTAGCTTGACTGTTTGTAAGATGCTATGCTATGCTGAGGCGACCCTGCGGAGTAATGCAAGGTTCTCTTGTGATAGCCATGGGCCCTGAGAAAGGCGTTCGCGAATCTGTTTCtgtttaaaattgacttcatttagaGAGACGGGCGTGACATACAGAATTCAAGGCCGCTTTCAGTAGcgtttaattctgaaaattaatataaagtatCTTTTCCTAAGTGGTAGCTTGAAATGACCATAAAATAGGTCGTGAACAGATTTGCGGTAGGATGTCAGAAAAAATGCCTGTTAACCGCGATGATTACTTTGACATTCTTCAAGAtgtcaagtcagtgaaattcaaactCAGTTATGACCGCTTCCCCTCTTGTTCTCTGCGTATTATGCATGTTTATAAATATGCGGGGTATACTTACTGCCGGGATATGGTGGGGGCTTGTCCTCCATTTGGTCGTATTTCACTGGAGAGTCAGTTAGGGAACTATGATGCTGTACAGATAGAGAAAGACATATGAACTGAGACTGCGCAGTTATCGGGGAATGTTACGCCCAATGATTTGACCTTTTGCGATGCAAACTATACATCGAAGTGATAGGTGGTTTAATGAAGCAAAAAATTGTCTCATCTATCACAATTTCCAACGTCAGATATACAAAATGTCTTTGAATTTGACAGGACTTGCTCGTCTGAATCAGATCAAGAGATCCTTTATTTTGCCTCGCAaattttcaatatcattttcCAAACAGCGGTCGCGTCTCAGCGCGTATAGAGTGCCAATACGAACTGTTCGGTCGATTCGTTTATGAacatatgtatacatgcatgtatcACATATCACGGAATTTGACCTTACCGTGACATTGTTATGAACTGTAGCCCATGACGCGAAGTAAACATTAAACAACAAGTAATGAGGGCATATCAGTAACATCAAGGTCAACATATGACCGCTATAATTATCGTAATGGTTCGTAGActccaattgaaataatctCAATCAGTGATGGGTGATTTCAACGACGATTGTCTGCCAGTGTAGTATTGAGTGAACCATAAGTCGTTGATTGTTACCAGGGCAGCAGAGCGTACgtttcgatgacgtcacatagTAGGCGATCTACTTTCGCAAGGCTGTAGATATGACACCGTAACAATGCAATCTTTACGAACGTCTTTTTGATTGATTTAAAATACCATCTACCTGTGAAATTGCCGATGAAGGATCTGAAATCAGATATCAAAACGCACACATCGGGAGATCGGTCAATACTTTGTTCGGTTAACAAATAACCTTTAACGTTTAAAGCGTTCGTGAAATATTTCGAATTGCAATGAAACTAATTAGCAAAATACGATCAATAGGCAAGGCTGCGTAAAAATAAACGGTGGCGCGCTAGCAATCTTAGGAATGATTTTCCAAACGGCGTTGGCCGTTTGCCTGCAACTCTATGCAACTACTGAATGCTCTGCAGTGAATTGGGTGATCGTTATGAAGTTACAGTGGGAAACTTATATATCACTCAAATATTATTCAATGATTTCATGATAAATTATCAATGGTAGAATTTGCTCCTCTGCTTTTGTTCTGCTAATGCACATTGTACTACAGCTAGCTGGCAGTCGAAGTCTGTGACGTTAGTTGCCAAGCAGTTAACCGAAAGGTCATCTAGCGTGCAGTGACCTCTGACCTCGCTTGAAGTAATAGGTCTCCCGGGATAACGATAGCCGAAACCGCAAAGATGCCTCAACGAATGCCATTCCGTGGAAATGGAAGACAAGCAGATTAGTATTAATTtagcaggggtttcattaagagccggcagccggcgaaattgaccggttactctcaagatttcgccggctactttttcggaaaatttgaactttttcatagctaaaacattttttaccttctgaaatgatacggacaagtttcacaagctgtgtaatcaaacttttcaactgcttttatgtgaaacaaaatttagaagacgagcgactactacgatcgtcttgtactacgatgcagcacaGTCTTGctatactgcctcaataaaaatcggaattgcaacggacgatGCTATTGGCTACCTGCATTGCTTATTCCTatgtggtgacctttatatacgccaatgaaaacgtgcatactacacctgtcggccgtcgttagctcaactcaaaatggtccatgaacaaatgaagacggaagctaTCGCAAGGTCAAActtcggttttgaagtggaccaagaaacaagagaaggataattacgtggatttaaactgttttcgaaggcaatgacctgattttttctcacgaaaaaacttcccg contains the following coding sequences:
- the LOC139129803 gene encoding cell death-inducing p53-target protein 1 homolog, whose amino-acid sequence is MEDKPPPYPGNPSMYGPSQPPPPAAYHPVHQQPPPGGFSYTQQPVSHPPPPPPPAHGATQPTQPVVTTTTTVFAVPQLGPSPTAVTCPNCRQSVVSEVEMSANTMAWMCCVIMFLCGLWLCCFIPLCMASCQDASHRCPNCKHVLGKYSQ